From one Lysinibacillus sp. G4S2 genomic stretch:
- a CDS encoding AraC family transcriptional regulator yields MALTHIKIAKDLQELTLHGTREFPVALYETVLRLESLDFIPLHWHKEIQFVYVKSGRVEYRIGADVFVVEEGEGLFVNASGLHEAKPYHIAQAKTLCVNVNPLLLGGHEGSIFATKYVLPYIANNRLPYVKLSGQLAQKVEVIAKLLQEKAIFYELKVWRELLVIWETILSQSMLTEEILDPAIIVQHERAKDMLNYLHTHYQEKVSLENLATHVFLSREECSRFFKKMVGMTPFTYLLHYRLRKSMELLRDSEQSITTIAATTGFSTVSYYIEKFKEYTGYSPRVYRQKFIEKR; encoded by the coding sequence GTGGCGTTAACACATATTAAAATTGCGAAGGATTTACAAGAACTGACGTTACATGGGACGAGGGAATTCCCAGTTGCACTATACGAGACTGTCCTGCGATTAGAAAGTTTAGATTTTATACCGTTACATTGGCATAAGGAAATTCAATTTGTCTATGTGAAAAGTGGGCGTGTGGAATACCGTATAGGAGCAGATGTCTTTGTAGTTGAGGAGGGGGAGGGACTATTTGTCAATGCATCAGGGTTACATGAAGCAAAGCCTTACCATATAGCTCAAGCAAAAACCCTCTGTGTGAATGTGAATCCATTACTCTTAGGTGGACATGAGGGGAGTATTTTTGCTACTAAATATGTACTGCCATACATAGCAAACAATAGATTGCCTTATGTAAAGCTTTCAGGACAATTGGCACAAAAAGTAGAAGTTATAGCAAAATTGCTACAAGAGAAGGCCATCTTTTATGAGCTAAAAGTATGGAGAGAGCTATTAGTAATTTGGGAAACGATTTTGTCACAATCGATGTTAACGGAAGAAATACTGGACCCAGCAATTATTGTCCAACATGAGCGAGCGAAAGATATGCTTAATTATTTACATACTCATTATCAAGAGAAGGTATCGTTAGAAAATTTAGCTACACATGTTTTTTTAAGTCGGGAAGAATGCAGTCGCTTCTTTAAAAAAATGGTCGGTATGACCCCATTCACATACTTATTACATTACCGCCTTCGCAAAAGCATGGAACTATTACGTGATAGCGAGCAATCAATCACGACAATTGCTGCAACAACAGGTTTTAGTACAGTTAGCTATTACATCGAGAAGTTTAAGGAATACACGGGATACTCGCCGCGTGTCTATAGACAAAAGTTTATTGAAAAAAGATAG
- a CDS encoding DMT family transporter, with protein MNQSVQKNRTRGFILVILGASFWGIGGTVAQKLFQQENIEVGWLVSSRLLLAGLLLIAAYKFTHRKESIFVMWRTRQNAFRQILFSLLGMLAVQYTYMMSISLGNSAVATLLQYLAPLFIMAYYFITKHSQLTRQDGIAVTLTLVGTFLLLTNGSLSTLSVPSMAVFWGILSGLSAAFYTLYAVSLLQQFHSLLVVGWSMLIGGIVMSFFHQPWQIDMTNWAFSTITYFLFIVIFGTMLAFWFYIASLKYLSPKETSLLGSLEPLTAVITSVFWLKIDFGGFQFIGTLLILCMILYLTVFQKKHS; from the coding sequence ATGAATCAATCAGTACAAAAAAATCGTACTCGCGGTTTTATTCTAGTCATTCTAGGGGCAAGTTTTTGGGGGATTGGCGGAACCGTCGCGCAAAAGCTTTTTCAACAGGAAAATATTGAGGTTGGATGGCTCGTTTCTAGTCGACTTCTTTTAGCAGGCCTATTACTAATTGCTGCCTATAAATTTACACATCGTAAGGAATCTATTTTTGTGATGTGGCGTACGAGGCAAAATGCTTTTAGACAAATTTTATTTAGTTTACTCGGAATGCTTGCGGTTCAATATACTTATATGATGTCAATTTCTCTAGGCAATTCCGCAGTGGCTACATTATTACAATATTTAGCACCACTCTTCATAATGGCCTATTATTTCATAACAAAGCACAGTCAATTGACAAGGCAAGATGGCATAGCTGTAACTCTGACACTTGTTGGTACTTTTTTATTACTAACAAACGGCTCGTTATCCACACTTTCTGTTCCATCGATGGCCGTGTTTTGGGGGATTTTATCTGGTCTTTCAGCTGCTTTTTATACATTATATGCCGTATCACTATTACAACAGTTTCACTCATTACTTGTTGTAGGTTGGTCAATGCTTATTGGCGGAATTGTGATGAGCTTTTTCCATCAACCTTGGCAAATTGACATGACAAATTGGGCATTTTCAACAATCACTTATTTTCTTTTTATCGTTATTTTCGGGACAATGCTCGCATTTTGGTTTTATATTGCAAGTTTGAAGTATTTATCGCCAAAAGAAACAAGTTTACTCGGCAGCCTAGAACCCCTTACAGCTGTTATAACAAGTGTGTTTTGGCTTAAAATTGACTTTGGTGGTTTTCAGTTTATTGGAACCTTGCTTATTTTATGTATGATTTTATATCTCACTGTTTTTCAGAAAAAACACTCTTAG
- a CDS encoding Cj0069 family protein yields MDKKVIFFEVRGGTDKGPDGYRQDTMPMVNALKQRGQDAEVIFFDVTKKEEIYHYVKEHGIAYVSRINPGNLQHEEEYFEMLRELCNAGIIGMPHPDAMIGYGSKDVLSKLSSTNLVPDDTFAYYTIEAFKAQFPTSLAINERVLKQNRGSTGEGIWRVKLVEPLAEGITEVPLDAEIKCTEAKDNHVEYWKLGDFMTFCEQYITGPNGMLIDMRFLPRITEGEIRLFMLRDKPVHVVHKKPADSEDAFSATLFSGAQYRYDTPEDWEELVQNFLTQLPLVTSLLGNYDLPLIWTADFMLDTNETGEDCYILGEMNCSCVGFTSELSLAHQVAEEILACLNENIDISA; encoded by the coding sequence ATGGATAAAAAAGTTATTTTTTTCGAGGTTCGTGGCGGCACAGATAAGGGTCCTGATGGCTATCGACAAGATACAATGCCAATGGTGAATGCGCTAAAACAACGTGGACAAGATGCAGAAGTCATTTTCTTTGATGTTACAAAAAAAGAGGAAATTTATCATTACGTCAAAGAGCATGGTATTGCCTATGTATCACGTATAAATCCAGGAAACTTACAGCATGAGGAAGAATATTTTGAGATGTTACGCGAGCTATGTAATGCGGGTATCATCGGTATGCCTCATCCAGATGCGATGATTGGCTATGGCTCTAAAGATGTATTATCAAAGCTGTCTTCTACGAATTTAGTACCCGATGATACATTTGCTTATTATACGATTGAAGCATTTAAAGCCCAATTCCCTACCTCTCTCGCTATTAACGAACGTGTTCTAAAGCAAAATCGTGGTTCAACAGGCGAAGGTATATGGCGAGTTAAATTGGTTGAACCTCTTGCTGAAGGCATCACAGAAGTGCCCCTTGATGCGGAGATTAAATGTACAGAGGCAAAAGATAATCACGTGGAATATTGGAAACTTGGGGATTTCATGACGTTCTGTGAACAGTACATTACAGGTCCAAATGGCATGCTAATTGATATGCGCTTCCTTCCTCGTATTACTGAAGGTGAAATCCGCTTATTTATGTTACGTGATAAACCAGTTCACGTAGTTCATAAAAAACCAGCAGATTCCGAGGACGCATTTAGTGCAACATTATTTTCAGGCGCTCAATACCGTTATGATACACCGGAAGACTGGGAAGAACTTGTTCAAAACTTTTTAACCCAACTACCTCTCGTAACTAGTTTACTAGGCAATTATGACTTACCACTTATATGGACAGCTGATTTCATGTTAGATACGAACGAAACTGGCGAAGATTGCTATATTTTAGGAGAAATGAATTGTTCATGTGTAGGCTTCACTTCTGAACTCTCTTTAGCACATCAAGTAGCAGAAGAAATTTTGGCTTGTCTCAATGAAAATATCGATATTTCAGCATAA
- a CDS encoding LysE family transporter, producing the protein MSLYVAYVLVGLAIAMPVGAITVEMTKQGLKNGFMHGWAVGLGGMTIDVVLVFALYMGLASILAMPIIQIPMWLIGAGFLFLLGLDSIKNADHDITLAGEKGTKSFFTSYRNGLLVAISPGNLVFWVNVFGVVLAKSYGQGESDSFLVIAAGVLSGILLHDLGLMTIVSVTRKAMSRKVIKSFTIVAGVLLIGFAGYFIYEFIQAIKVYI; encoded by the coding sequence TTGAGTTTATATGTAGCGTATGTATTGGTAGGACTTGCGATTGCTATGCCTGTTGGAGCCATTACAGTTGAAATGACAAAGCAAGGACTAAAAAATGGCTTTATGCATGGTTGGGCTGTAGGGCTTGGTGGCATGACAATTGATGTTGTATTGGTTTTTGCTTTGTATATGGGACTAGCATCCATTTTAGCAATGCCTATTATTCAAATTCCTATGTGGCTTATAGGGGCTGGTTTCTTATTTCTTTTAGGTCTGGATTCTATAAAAAATGCTGATCATGATATTACGCTGGCAGGAGAGAAAGGGACAAAATCGTTTTTTACTTCTTATCGTAATGGTTTACTAGTAGCAATTTCGCCTGGAAATCTAGTTTTTTGGGTAAATGTTTTCGGTGTCGTACTAGCCAAATCATATGGGCAGGGAGAGTCAGATAGCTTCTTAGTAATTGCGGCAGGGGTTCTGAGTGGCATATTGTTACATGATCTAGGCTTGATGACCATTGTTTCAGTTACCCGCAAAGCGATGAGTCGTAAGGTGATAAAGTCGTTTACAATAGTAGCGGGCGTATTATTAATTGGCTTTGCAGGGTATTTTATTTATGAATTTATACAGGCCATCAAAGTCTATATATAA
- a CDS encoding LysM peptidoglycan-binding domain-containing protein: MGISERFGVKFSQLKELNQLFSDTIFIDQVLKEEEIPEIDDIILSPDIIEDERILNWVTPIRNCSIKYEIPFPVLFGIMLAESRAIG; this comes from the coding sequence ATGGGCATATCAGAAAGATTTGGAGTCAAATTCAGTCAGCTGAAAGAGCTTAACCAACTTTTTTCTGATACCATTTTTATTGATCAAGTACTAAAAGAGGAAGAAATTCCTGAAATAGATGATATAATTCTCTCTCCAGATATAATAGAAGATGAACGGATTTTAAATTGGGTAACACCTATCAGAAATTGTTCAATAAAATATGAAATTCCTTTTCCTGTATTATTTGGTATCATGTTAGCTGAAAGCAGGGCGATTGGATAA
- a CDS encoding polysaccharide deacetylase family protein, producing MNNKKSLMPIYHGNEIIPNITFIVNVAWGNEYLIKLLELLKKRDICLTFFLEGRWIEQNLELALMIKDSNHEIGNHSYSHKDMKTLSVDEIHMEITKTNEIINELLGVKPKYFTPPYGYFDTRVLEIATRLEMVTVLWSLDTMDWKIENQNEIIDKIVPNIKNGSIILMHPTESSLKALPYMIEKALDMNYKIVTINEMLLFL from the coding sequence ATGAATAATAAAAAATCCTTGATGCCTATCTATCATGGGAACGAAATCATTCCAAACATTACTTTTATCGTAAATGTAGCTTGGGGAAATGAATATCTAATAAAATTATTAGAATTACTAAAGAAAAGGGATATTTGCCTTACTTTTTTTCTCGAAGGAAGGTGGATTGAACAGAATCTTGAATTGGCACTGATGATTAAAGATTCAAATCATGAGATTGGGAATCACTCTTATTCTCACAAGGATATGAAAACACTATCAGTAGATGAAATTCATATGGAGATTACTAAAACCAATGAAATAATCAATGAGCTATTAGGGGTTAAGCCTAAATACTTTACTCCACCATATGGATATTTCGATACGAGAGTTCTTGAAATAGCCACACGTCTTGAGATGGTTACTGTCTTATGGTCACTGGATACAATGGATTGGAAAATTGAAAACCAAAATGAGATTATTGATAAAATTGTCCCTAATATTAAGAATGGCTCCATCATTTTGATGCACCCAACCGAATCGTCCCTTAAGGCCCTTCCATATATGATTGAAAAAGCTTTGGATATGAATTATAAAATTGTAACGATTAATGAAATGTTATTGTTTTTATAA
- a CDS encoding polysaccharide deacetylase family protein — protein MNVQKIDIYVDGHPIQSNYCESKGYMMVPALFFKHTYALVDYDGEKRSIKLEKNDIKITFFKDQFVVLIEKGNQLKNETLKISPIEINEEIFIPFQFVTQILKMSILGCSTGGSINLRTNNSVKSNETVFYKGQKNKKMAALTFDDGPDDIYTPQILDILEEKKVKATFFVVGQQVRWQPEIFKRILREGHEIGNHSWSHPNFIELTTSELENEIKSTETEIRSHTGKSTTLFRPPYGFITNSDIQIINELGYKIIMWSVDTLDWSGLTNEEIMSIVNRDLTEGAIILQHSFKNITGRLDGTVKALPEIIDKLIREGYEIVTIPMLLD, from the coding sequence ATGAACGTACAGAAAATCGATATTTATGTTGACGGCCATCCGATCCAAAGCAATTACTGTGAAAGTAAAGGATATATGATGGTTCCAGCCTTATTCTTTAAGCATACGTATGCCTTAGTAGACTATGATGGAGAAAAACGATCAATAAAACTGGAAAAAAATGATATCAAAATAACCTTCTTTAAAGATCAATTTGTGGTCTTAATAGAAAAAGGAAATCAACTAAAAAATGAAACTTTGAAGATTTCGCCTATTGAGATTAATGAAGAAATCTTCATACCGTTTCAATTTGTTACTCAAATACTTAAAATGTCCATTTTGGGGTGTTCAACGGGAGGATCAATCAATTTAAGGACCAATAATTCTGTAAAAAGTAATGAAACAGTTTTTTATAAAGGTCAGAAAAATAAAAAAATGGCCGCTCTAACCTTTGATGATGGACCAGATGATATTTATACACCTCAAATATTAGATATCCTTGAAGAAAAAAAAGTCAAAGCAACCTTCTTTGTGGTTGGTCAACAAGTTAGGTGGCAACCTGAAATCTTTAAAAGAATTCTTCGAGAAGGTCATGAAATCGGTAATCATAGTTGGAGCCATCCTAACTTTATAGAGCTAACAACATCGGAGCTGGAAAATGAAATTAAATCCACCGAAACAGAAATTCGTTCACATACAGGAAAATCTACAACACTTTTTCGTCCCCCATATGGTTTTATTACGAATTCGGACATTCAAATCATTAATGAATTAGGTTATAAGATCATCATGTGGTCAGTAGATACGCTTGATTGGTCTGGTTTAACAAATGAGGAGATTATGTCGATTGTAAATAGGGATTTAACAGAGGGGGCCATTATATTACAGCATTCCTTTAAAAATATAACAGGCAGGCTCGATGGAACCGTTAAGGCTTTGCCTGAAATTATTGATAAGTTAATAAGAGAAGGTTATGAAATTGTCACGATACCAATGTTACTAGACTAA
- a CDS encoding polysaccharide deacetylase family protein, whose protein sequence is MRILFLESHPMWIHGLPNGFMDAGHEVKISGPLDGLDIPNLISEFRPDLIITMGWGPENSTIGKQKKIYESTINVNIPHVYWATEDPTSTEIFTVPYISRAHPDFVFTICRDRVDYYRSLGIPSEHLDFGYHPKVHSPVEFDPQYYSPVSIVANGYPRKLSYFPNHFRHQSMKNLIKPLIENNIQINFYGNHWDNMGPLLGVEIPKEWIRGYIDYTIANKIYSSSDIIIGLQNLPTQLTQRTYEVLGSGGFLLTNSTPEVLRLFKSGRELITSSSPEETIELVNYFLQHTKEREKIQKYGIETVNKHSYKARAQYMLEVLEKSGIFNKRKSTYSLRIERKVYQQGNFEIYNIKNGDTFYQISKEFGVTIDQLKHLNDLTSDIIETGLPLKIRLAENKVNKYDYYTICHGESLGKISKEFGISVEELIKENELTSDFIYAGQLLKIDKKYIKSKKLPSVLLSKGLKDDKMISLTFDAGDSAENTEAILDVLKKHNIQTTMFLTGAWVEKFPHFAKRIVSDGHEIANHSYSHPDLTKYSKNEILSELTRTSSCIEKVLGIKGSPLFRPPFGYWNKILLEAAGQIDIPFTIYWSIDTLDWQEPTADTIFSRIFSKLTGNDIVLAHLNGKPTAAAMDLVIPELKKQGYQLVKVSEML, encoded by the coding sequence ATGCGCATTTTATTCTTAGAAAGCCATCCAATGTGGATTCATGGATTACCAAATGGATTTATGGATGCGGGGCATGAAGTGAAAATTTCCGGTCCATTGGACGGTCTGGATATTCCTAATCTTATTTCAGAATTTCGACCAGATTTAATCATTACAATGGGATGGGGTCCTGAAAACTCAACGATAGGAAAGCAAAAAAAAATATATGAAAGCACGATAAATGTTAATATTCCTCATGTTTATTGGGCAACAGAAGATCCAACATCCACGGAAATATTTACTGTTCCTTATATTAGCAGAGCCCATCCGGATTTTGTGTTCACGATTTGCCGGGACAGGGTCGATTATTACAGAAGTTTAGGAATCCCTTCGGAGCATTTAGATTTTGGATATCACCCTAAAGTTCATTCTCCGGTAGAGTTTGATCCCCAATATTATTCACCAGTTAGTATTGTTGCGAATGGATATCCAAGAAAACTTTCTTATTTTCCAAATCATTTTCGTCACCAATCAATGAAAAATTTAATTAAACCGTTGATTGAAAATAATATTCAAATAAATTTTTACGGGAATCATTGGGATAATATGGGACCTCTTTTGGGGGTAGAAATCCCAAAAGAATGGATTCGTGGCTATATTGATTACACAATTGCAAATAAAATTTATAGTTCTTCTGATATCATCATTGGCTTGCAAAATCTGCCTACACAACTGACACAGCGAACATATGAAGTACTGGGATCAGGAGGATTTTTGTTAACAAACAGCACCCCTGAAGTCTTGCGGCTCTTTAAATCTGGAAGAGAATTAATAACATCATCATCACCTGAAGAAACAATTGAATTAGTAAATTATTTCCTTCAACACACTAAAGAAAGGGAGAAAATCCAGAAGTATGGCATTGAAACGGTAAACAAACACTCTTATAAAGCAAGAGCCCAATATATGCTAGAAGTTTTAGAGAAAAGTGGAATCTTTAACAAAAGGAAAAGTACCTACAGTTTAAGAATTGAAAGAAAAGTCTACCAACAGGGTAATTTTGAAATCTATAACATTAAAAATGGGGATACTTTTTATCAAATTTCAAAAGAGTTTGGGGTAACAATTGATCAGTTAAAGCATTTAAATGACTTAACCTCAGATATAATCGAAACCGGTCTCCCTTTGAAAATAAGATTAGCTGAAAATAAAGTGAATAAATACGATTATTATACAATTTGTCATGGAGAATCGTTGGGAAAGATCTCAAAGGAGTTTGGTATTTCAGTCGAAGAACTAATAAAAGAAAATGAATTAACATCAGATTTTATCTATGCTGGCCAACTCTTAAAGATTGATAAAAAGTATATCAAATCAAAAAAGTTACCCTCTGTTCTCCTTTCTAAAGGTTTAAAGGATGACAAAATGATTTCCTTAACATTTGATGCTGGCGATAGTGCAGAAAATACTGAAGCTATTTTAGATGTTTTAAAAAAACATAATATACAAACAACCATGTTTTTAACCGGGGCCTGGGTAGAAAAATTTCCTCATTTTGCGAAAAGAATTGTTTCAGATGGACACGAAATTGCAAATCATTCATATAGTCATCCAGATCTAACGAAGTATTCCAAAAATGAAATCCTATCAGAATTAACACGCACATCTTCGTGTATTGAAAAAGTTCTTGGGATAAAGGGTAGCCCTTTATTCCGCCCACCATTTGGTTATTGGAATAAAATCCTCCTAGAAGCTGCAGGTCAAATCGATATTCCTTTTACAATTTATTGGAGCATAGATACTCTGGATTGGCAAGAACCAACTGCAGATACGATTTTTAGTCGGATTTTTTCAAAGCTTACAGGTAATGACATTGTACTTGCACATTTAAATGGAAAACCTACAGCAGCTGCAATGGATCTCGTCATACCAGAACTAAAAAAACAAGGATATCAGTTAGTAAAAGTAAGTGAAATGCTATGA
- a CDS encoding glycosyltransferase translates to MRVLFLESDPMWIYGLPNGFCDAGHTVMVSGPLTKDSIMDMISNFQPDLIFTMGHTAEHTEEKQKMIRECVPSTNIPHVYWSTEDPGYTFIFSLPLIQTIEPDFVFTICPSRVDFYREKNIPSAHLDFGYHSSVHSPVEVNEKHKAQIAIVANGYPMLYKKSPDHYRFKALRSLLSPFLDENIRIDFWGRYWDQMEHILGKKIPNDWIHGFLPYTEANKVYSSAEIILGIQNHDTQLTQRTYEVLGSGGFLLTNDTSEIRRLFSTGKDLIVSHSSKETIELVKYYLSHPEERNKVKKAGMETIKKYSYEQRANYIIETLIDAGILSKSAKSSGEGKLVHYVDTLRENYEIYIIEPNDTLSSISRKFGVSIEEIKHLNCLKSDTIEVNHFLKIKKK, encoded by the coding sequence ATGCGTGTATTGTTTCTAGAAAGTGATCCGATGTGGATTTACGGACTTCCAAACGGTTTTTGTGATGCTGGGCATACCGTCATGGTTTCGGGTCCTCTGACTAAAGACAGCATCATGGATATGATATCAAACTTTCAGCCGGACTTAATTTTCACGATGGGACATACAGCAGAACATACAGAAGAAAAACAAAAGATGATTCGAGAGTGTGTCCCATCCACAAATATTCCTCATGTCTATTGGTCTACAGAAGATCCAGGTTATACATTCATCTTTTCCCTGCCTCTAATTCAGACCATTGAACCCGACTTTGTGTTTACCATTTGTCCCTCCAGAGTAGATTTCTATCGAGAGAAAAACATTCCTTCGGCACACTTGGATTTTGGATATCATTCAAGTGTTCATTCCCCTGTGGAAGTTAATGAAAAACATAAGGCTCAGATTGCAATTGTTGCGAACGGTTATCCAATGCTATATAAAAAAAGCCCTGATCACTACCGGTTTAAAGCGCTTCGGTCACTTCTCAGTCCATTTCTGGATGAAAATATAAGAATTGATTTCTGGGGTCGCTACTGGGATCAAATGGAGCATATCCTTGGAAAGAAGATTCCCAATGACTGGATTCACGGGTTTCTTCCATATACCGAGGCAAATAAAGTGTACAGTTCAGCAGAAATTATTTTAGGTATACAAAATCATGATACGCAATTAACACAGCGCACGTATGAAGTGCTGGGGTCAGGTGGTTTTTTACTTACAAATGATACATCTGAAATTAGGAGATTATTTTCCACAGGTAAAGATCTTATCGTAAGTCATTCCTCTAAAGAAACGATTGAACTTGTAAAATACTATTTAAGTCATCCTGAAGAACGTAATAAAGTAAAGAAAGCAGGTATGGAAACCATAAAAAAATACTCTTATGAGCAGCGAGCTAATTATATTATTGAAACACTCATCGATGCTGGTATTCTTTCAAAAAGTGCGAAAAGCTCTGGAGAAGGAAAATTGGTTCATTATGTGGATACATTAAGAGAAAACTACGAAATTTATATTATTGAGCCAAATGATACTTTATCGAGTATATCAAGAAAGTTTGGAGTAAGCATTGAAGAAATTAAGCATTTAAATTGCCTTAAATCAGATACAATTGAGGTTAATCATTTTTTAAAAATAAAAAAGAAATAA
- a CDS encoding glycosyltransferase yields the protein MRILFLESGEIWTNSLARGFQAEGHDILISGSINNENLSKMIEDFNPDFAITIGWGKEHTKDKQEIIRKQMVSHKIPLVYWAVEDPAYTDVWSIPLVNTIKPDFIFTLCPDNVETYKQLGIPSDHLDFGYEETIHHPTNIHPEYESDIAIVANAYPDILDKYPEHYRHRSLDILIKPLLMKNIRIDFWGNNWDKMADYFGFDIPNEWIHGFLNYNDANKVYSSAKILLGLQNYPDLLTQRTYEILGSGGFLMTVDTPGVRKNFIPGKDLVVSLSPEETVQKIIYFLNHSKKRSQIQIQGRKTVQGHSYKARAKQMIKTLINNNILKTSFYPTKEKGEILYYRPLDDYETYKVNKGDTLYRISSEFNVSIKDLKTLNGLTSDLIFEDQILKIRKRIV from the coding sequence ATGCGTATTCTCTTTTTAGAAAGCGGAGAAATTTGGACTAATAGTTTAGCAAGAGGGTTTCAGGCGGAAGGGCATGATATTCTTATTTCAGGGTCTATAAATAATGAAAATCTATCCAAGATGATTGAAGATTTTAATCCTGATTTTGCTATTACTATCGGTTGGGGAAAGGAGCATACAAAAGATAAGCAAGAGATAATTCGAAAACAGATGGTATCACACAAAATTCCGTTGGTTTATTGGGCTGTCGAAGACCCAGCTTATACAGATGTTTGGTCGATTCCTTTAGTAAATACTATTAAACCTGACTTTATTTTCACATTATGCCCCGATAATGTAGAAACCTATAAACAATTAGGAATACCTTCTGACCATTTAGATTTCGGTTATGAAGAAACGATACACCATCCAACTAATATTCATCCTGAATATGAATCAGATATTGCTATAGTTGCAAATGCATATCCAGATATTTTAGACAAATATCCAGAACATTACCGCCACAGATCTTTGGATATTTTAATTAAACCACTTCTTATGAAGAATATTCGTATTGATTTTTGGGGGAACAATTGGGACAAAATGGCTGATTATTTTGGCTTTGATATACCCAATGAATGGATTCATGGTTTTCTAAATTATAATGATGCAAATAAAGTGTACAGCTCCGCAAAAATTTTATTAGGTTTACAAAATTATCCTGATTTACTGACGCAGCGGACCTATGAAATTTTAGGATCCGGCGGCTTTCTAATGACAGTAGATACACCTGGAGTAAGAAAAAATTTTATACCAGGTAAAGATTTGGTTGTCTCTTTATCGCCAGAAGAAACCGTACAGAAAATTATATACTTCCTTAATCATTCCAAAAAAAGATCACAAATTCAAATACAAGGACGAAAAACTGTTCAAGGCCACTCATATAAAGCCAGAGCAAAACAAATGATAAAAACATTAATTAACAATAACATTCTAAAAACTAGTTTTTATCCAACCAAAGAAAAAGGTGAAATTTTATATTATAGGCCACTGGATGATTACGAAACCTATAAGGTTAATAAGGGAGATACTTTGTATAGAATATCCAGTGAATTTAATGTTTCAATTAAGGATTTAAAAACTTTAAATGGGTTAACATCTGATTTGATTTTTGAGGATCAGATACTAAAAATAAGAAAAAGGATTGTTTAA